A genomic window from Chlamydiota bacterium includes:
- the sufE gene encoding Cysteine desulfuration protein SufE yields the protein MSFEQNQTHVLSLFSKCQNKEEVYQKLIDLGQKLHSSKTYLEEDLVKGCQSTVYLTCTEKQGKCYFEATADALISKGLVYILLLLFNGLTPQEIVQAKPNFIEKLHLETLLSPSRANGLAAVLLKIKQLAMLKL from the coding sequence ATGTCATTCGAACAAAATCAAACACATGTCCTTTCCCTTTTTTCCAAATGCCAAAATAAAGAAGAGGTTTATCAAAAACTGATTGATTTGGGTCAAAAACTTCATTCTTCAAAGACCTATTTGGAAGAAGATCTTGTTAAAGGGTGTCAAAGCACTGTCTATTTAACATGCACAGAAAAACAAGGAAAATGCTACTTTGAAGCTACAGCAGATGCTTTAATTTCCAAAGGTCTTGTTTATATTCTTCTTCTACTTTTCAATGGCTTAACCCCACAAGAAATTGTTCAAGCTAAACCCAATTTCATTGAAAAACTTCATTTAGAAACGCTACTTAGCCCTTCGCGTGCAAATGGTCTTGCTGCCGTTTTGCTCAAAATCAAACAGCTTGCTATGCTTAAATTGTGA